In Meiothermus ruber DSM 1279, the following proteins share a genomic window:
- a CDS encoding branched-chain amino acid ABC transporter permease, which translates to MLLLLLTQLLNSLAFAMLLFLLALGLSLIFGVARVVNLAHGAFYLLGAYLGLALGASLGSFWLALVLVPLLVGLLGVLVERFLLRGLHGRELEQVLITIGLGFILADLLRAFFGAAIRSVPPPAELAGPLFLGSFIYPKYPLFVLAMGVLLFLLVRLLLARTPFGVQVRAVTADPGMASTLGIQPARVSLLTFGIGTALAGLGGVVGAPMIALAPGLDAQMTLFALIVVVIGGLGRIEGAFWGAILVGLVDGFGRLFLPQLAMFLIFALMALVLALKPEGLLGRRMA; encoded by the coding sequence ATGCTGTTGCTCCTGCTCACCCAACTGCTCAACAGCCTGGCCTTTGCCATGCTGCTCTTCCTGCTGGCCCTGGGCCTCTCCCTGATCTTTGGGGTGGCCCGGGTGGTCAACCTGGCCCATGGGGCCTTTTACCTGCTGGGGGCTTACCTGGGGCTGGCCCTGGGGGCCAGCCTGGGCAGCTTCTGGCTGGCGCTGGTGCTGGTGCCGCTGCTGGTGGGCCTCCTGGGGGTCTTGGTGGAACGCTTTCTCTTGCGGGGTTTGCACGGACGGGAGCTCGAGCAGGTCTTGATCACCATCGGCCTGGGCTTCATCCTGGCCGACCTGCTGCGGGCCTTCTTTGGCGCGGCCATCCGCTCCGTGCCGCCTCCCGCCGAGCTGGCGGGGCCGCTTTTCCTGGGCTCGTTCATCTACCCCAAGTACCCGCTGTTCGTGCTGGCGATGGGGGTGCTTTTATTCCTCCTGGTGCGTCTGCTGCTAGCCAGAACCCCCTTCGGCGTGCAGGTGCGGGCGGTCACCGCCGACCCCGGCATGGCCAGCACCCTGGGCATCCAGCCCGCCCGGGTGAGCCTGCTCACCTTCGGGATCGGCACGGCCCTGGCCGGGCTGGGCGGGGTGGTGGGGGCCCCCATGATCGCCCTGGCCCCCGGCCTGGACGCCCAGATGACCCTGTTTGCGCTGATCGTGGTGGTGATTGGCGGCCTGGGGCGCATTGAGGGGGCCTTCTGGGGGGCCATCCTGGTGGGTTTGGTGGACGGCTTCGGGCGGCTGTTCCTGCCCCAGTTGGCGATGTTCCTGATCTTTGCTTTGATGGCCCTGGTGCTGGCCCTGAAGCCCGAGGGCCTTTTGGGTAGGAGGATGGCATGA
- a CDS encoding ABC transporter substrate-binding protein — MATIRRRQLIKAGLGLAGLAASSRFSFSLAQQEPIRIGVVLSYSGPYARLGQEITRGMELYLEKVGYQAGGRRIQLLKEDEEADPAVAVRKVRKLVEQDRVNLLSGIILSSSAYGIRDYVHERQIPLVIANAAANGITRERRSPYIFRTSISAWQQHYPMGPWVARNVGKKVFLLALDYAFGKEATAAFKEGFLQAGGEPVAELYTPLGSTDYSAVISRIAAARPEAVHAVLSGSDAVIFLRQFIQFGLNRSIQLAVSGEVTDENVLEAIGDAALGAKSADHWVYTLNNSANREFIQAYRQKFNAVPNHFAVRGYDAMQFIVDAINTVQGDLSNRQRLLGAIESAKIISPRGFVQMDPETNNVTQHVYAREVARIDGVLTNRLLADLGTIRDPGK; from the coding sequence ATGGCCACAATACGTCGCAGGCAGTTGATCAAGGCAGGGCTCGGGCTAGCGGGGCTGGCAGCCTCAAGCCGCTTTTCCTTCAGCCTGGCCCAGCAGGAACCCATCCGCATCGGGGTGGTGCTCTCCTACTCGGGGCCATACGCCCGGCTGGGCCAGGAGATCACCCGCGGGATGGAGCTCTACCTGGAAAAAGTGGGCTACCAGGCGGGGGGCCGGCGCATCCAGCTCTTGAAAGAGGACGAGGAGGCCGATCCCGCGGTGGCGGTGCGCAAGGTGCGCAAGCTGGTCGAGCAGGATCGCGTCAACCTGCTGAGCGGCATTATCCTTTCGTCCTCGGCCTACGGCATCCGGGACTACGTGCACGAGCGGCAGATTCCCCTGGTCATCGCCAACGCCGCGGCCAACGGCATCACCCGCGAACGCCGGAGCCCCTACATCTTCCGCACCTCCATCAGCGCCTGGCAGCAGCACTACCCCATGGGCCCCTGGGTGGCCCGCAACGTCGGGAAAAAGGTCTTTTTGCTGGCCCTGGACTACGCCTTCGGTAAAGAAGCTACCGCCGCCTTCAAAGAGGGCTTCCTGCAGGCCGGCGGGGAGCCGGTGGCCGAGCTGTACACCCCCCTGGGCAGCACCGACTACAGCGCGGTGATCTCGCGCATCGCCGCGGCCCGCCCGGAAGCGGTGCACGCGGTGCTTTCCGGTAGCGATGCGGTCATCTTCCTGCGCCAGTTCATCCAGTTTGGCCTCAACCGCAGCATTCAGCTTGCGGTAAGCGGCGAGGTAACCGATGAGAACGTGCTCGAGGCCATCGGGGATGCCGCTTTGGGGGCCAAGAGCGCCGACCACTGGGTCTATACCCTGAACAACAGCGCCAACCGGGAGTTCATCCAGGCCTACCGGCAGAAATTCAACGCGGTGCCCAACCACTTTGCCGTGCGGGGCTACGACGCCATGCAGTTTATCGTGGACGCTATCAACACCGTGCAGGGCGATTTGAGCAACCGCCAGCGGCTGCTTGGGGCCATTGAGAGCGCGAAAATAATCAGCCCGCGGGGCTTTGTGCAGATGGATCCGGAGACCAACAACGTCACCCAGCACGTCTACGCCCGGGAAGTAGCCCGCATCGATGGGGTGCTGACCAACCGCCTGCTGGCCGACCTGGGCACCATCCGCGACCCTGGTAAGTAA
- a CDS encoding IclR family transcriptional regulator: MNLQAPPIPEEADTAPEERFFVEALARGLAVMRSFDQQHERLTISEVARRTELNRATARRFLLTLQALGYVASDGKFFWLTPKVLSLGHAYLSSTPLPRLLQPVLEQVSEELHESCSASILEDGEIVYIARAATRRVISIGLGVGSRLPAYCTSMGRVLLAALEADQLRAYLDSTPLLPLTPYTLTDPERLRAELERVRAQGYALVDQELELGLRSIAVPVRNARGRVLAAMNVGVQAGRVSREEMLERFLPVLQHAAQGLTPLLGI, translated from the coding sequence ATGAACCTGCAAGCGCCCCCGATCCCGGAAGAGGCCGATACAGCCCCGGAGGAGCGATTTTTCGTGGAGGCGCTGGCTCGAGGCCTGGCGGTGATGCGCAGCTTCGACCAGCAGCACGAGCGCCTGACCATCAGCGAGGTGGCCCGGCGCACCGAGCTCAACCGGGCCACCGCCCGCCGCTTTTTACTCACCCTGCAGGCCCTGGGCTACGTCGCCAGCGACGGCAAGTTTTTCTGGCTCACCCCCAAGGTGCTCAGCCTGGGCCATGCCTATCTGTCCTCTACCCCTTTGCCCCGGCTCCTGCAGCCGGTGCTGGAGCAGGTGAGCGAGGAGCTGCACGAGTCCTGCTCGGCCAGCATCCTGGAGGACGGCGAGATCGTCTACATCGCCCGCGCCGCCACCCGCCGGGTGATCTCCATCGGGCTGGGGGTGGGCAGCCGCCTGCCCGCCTACTGCACCTCGATGGGGCGGGTGCTGCTGGCGGCCCTGGAGGCGGATCAGCTCAGGGCCTACCTGGACAGTACGCCCCTGCTGCCGCTCACCCCCTACACCCTGACCGACCCGGAGCGGCTCCGGGCCGAGCTGGAGCGGGTGCGGGCACAGGGCTACGCCCTGGTGGATCAGGAGCTGGAACTGGGCCTGCGCTCGATTGCGGTGCCGGTGCGCAACGCCCGCGGGCGGGTGCTGGCCGCCATGAACGTAGGAGTACAGGCCGGGCGGGTGAGTCGAGAGGAGATGCTCGAGCGCTTTTTACCGGTGTTGCAGCACGCCGCCCAGGGGCTCACACCGTTGCTGGGGATATGA
- the pcaD gene encoding 3-oxoadipate enol-lactonase, with translation MNMASFAALHHLTLHYRLEGEGTPTLVFLNSLGSDLRIWDGVVASLEGRYRVLRYDLRGHGLSDAPVGPYTLEDHSADLLALLAHLGVPRAVLVGISVGGLIALDLARRQPERVEALVLCDTGARIGSQDSWNERIAAIQHKGLPEVARTVIARWFTEDFFVQRKAEAAGYYNMLSRTPVEGYLGTCAALRDGDLRPWLRSIRAPALVLCGELDKATPPELSQELAQGLGARLELIPQTAHLPCVEAPALVGQHIRSFLKELGYDR, from the coding sequence ATGAACATGGCTTCTTTTGCAGCTTTGCATCACCTGACCTTGCACTACCGGCTCGAGGGCGAGGGCACCCCCACCCTGGTCTTCCTCAACTCGCTGGGCAGCGACCTGCGCATCTGGGACGGGGTGGTGGCCTCGCTGGAAGGGCGCTACCGGGTGCTCCGCTACGACCTGCGGGGCCACGGCCTCTCCGACGCGCCGGTGGGGCCTTACACCCTGGAGGATCACAGCGCCGATCTCCTGGCGCTGCTGGCGCACCTGGGCGTCCCCCGGGCGGTGCTGGTGGGTATCTCGGTGGGGGGGCTGATTGCCCTGGATCTGGCCCGGCGCCAGCCGGAGCGGGTCGAGGCCCTGGTGCTGTGCGATACCGGGGCCCGCATCGGCAGCCAGGACTCCTGGAACGAACGGATCGCCGCCATCCAGCATAAAGGGCTGCCGGAGGTGGCCCGTACGGTCATCGCCCGTTGGTTTACGGAGGATTTCTTTGTGCAGCGCAAGGCCGAGGCCGCCGGCTACTACAACATGCTGAGCCGCACCCCGGTAGAGGGGTATCTGGGCACCTGCGCGGCCTTGCGCGATGGCGACCTGCGCCCCTGGCTCCGCAGCATCCGGGCGCCGGCCCTGGTGCTGTGCGGCGAGCTGGATAAGGCCACCCCGCCCGAGCTTTCACAGGAACTGGCGCAGGGGTTGGGGGCCCGGCTCGAGCTGATCCCCCAAACCGCCCACCTGCCCTGCGTCGAGGCCCCTGCGCTGGTGGGGCAGCACATCCGTAGCTTTCTGAAGGAGTTGGGTTATGACCGATAG
- the pcaC gene encoding 4-carboxymuconolactone decarboxylase, whose translation MTDRYQQGMKTRRAVLGEAHVERAEAEKTQFDADFQQFITEYAWGAVWTREGLERKTRHLITLALLAALGHEHELAMHIRATARTGLSPDEVREALLQVAVYAGVPAANRAFAVAKHTYVEMGLLAPQGGSHE comes from the coding sequence ATGACCGATAGATATCAGCAGGGCATGAAAACCCGCCGTGCAGTGCTGGGGGAGGCCCACGTCGAACGGGCTGAAGCCGAAAAAACCCAGTTCGACGCGGATTTCCAGCAGTTCATCACCGAGTACGCCTGGGGTGCGGTGTGGACGCGGGAGGGCCTCGAGCGCAAGACCCGCCACCTCATCACCCTGGCCCTGCTGGCCGCCCTGGGCCACGAGCACGAGCTGGCTATGCACATCCGGGCCACCGCCCGCACCGGCCTGAGCCCCGACGAGGTACGGGAGGCCTTGCTACAGGTGGCAGTCTACGCGGGGGTTCCCGCTGCCAACCGCGCCTTTGCGGTGGCTAAGCACACTTACGTGGAGATGGGGCTGCTCGCGCCCCAAGGAGGAAGCCATGAGTGA
- the pcaH gene encoding protocatechuate 3,4-dioxygenase subunit beta, with amino-acid sequence MSESGHKGVLDWSIQPPYLHAPYVATVRRAPHHPLVPLAASLMERTGPVYGEGDIGPLDHDLTKNAAKNGEPLGERIIVTGRVLDENGRGVPGVLIEIWQANAAGRYIHKNDQHDAPLDPNFVGAGRTLTDEKGFYRFISIKPGAYPWKNHFNAWRPAHIHFSLIGRNFSERLVTQMYFPGDPLLEYDPIYQGIPNIKARSRLISRFDLETTQPEWALGYRFDIVLAGYDQTYFEPGGH; translated from the coding sequence ATGAGTGAATCGGGTCATAAAGGCGTTTTGGATTGGAGCATCCAGCCACCCTACCTGCACGCACCCTATGTGGCCACGGTGCGCAGGGCCCCCCACCACCCCCTGGTGCCGCTCGCGGCCTCGCTTATGGAGCGCACCGGCCCGGTGTATGGGGAGGGGGATATCGGGCCCCTCGACCACGACCTCACCAAAAACGCAGCCAAAAACGGCGAGCCCCTGGGGGAACGCATCATCGTCACAGGCCGGGTGCTCGACGAGAACGGGCGCGGGGTGCCAGGGGTCTTGATTGAAATCTGGCAGGCCAATGCGGCCGGCCGCTACATTCACAAAAACGACCAGCACGACGCACCTTTAGACCCCAACTTTGTGGGCGCGGGCCGCACCCTCACCGACGAGAAGGGGTTCTACCGCTTCATCAGCATCAAGCCGGGGGCCTACCCCTGGAAGAACCACTTCAACGCCTGGCGGCCCGCCCATATCCACTTCTCGCTGATCGGGCGCAATTTCAGCGAGCGGCTGGTGACCCAGATGTACTTCCCCGGCGACCCGCTGCTGGAGTACGACCCGATTTACCAGGGGATTCCCAACATCAAGGCCCGCTCGCGCCTGATCTCCCGTTTCGACCTGGAGACCACTCAGCCCGAGTGGGCCCTGGGCTACCGCTTCGACATCGTGCTGGCCGGCTACGACCAGACCTACTTTGAACCGGGAGGCCACTGA
- the pcaG gene encoding protocatechuate 3,4-dioxygenase subunit alpha produces MRAQYPSQTVGPFFAFALVREGGNVLVNEQTLGERITLKGRVLDGDNQPVDDALVEIWQADAQGRFRHPADPQHAQADPHFKGFGRSGTTGEGFCFQTIKPGPVPPSPVPCIAVRVFARGMLIHAVTRVYFSDHDNTQDPVFAGLDPVRRQTLVAQRCELPGGVVYRWDIRLQGEGETIFFDL; encoded by the coding sequence ATGCGCGCACAGTATCCCAGCCAGACCGTGGGCCCTTTCTTTGCTTTTGCCCTGGTGCGCGAGGGCGGCAACGTTCTGGTCAACGAGCAGACCCTGGGGGAGCGCATTACCCTGAAGGGCCGGGTGCTCGACGGGGACAACCAGCCGGTGGACGACGCCCTGGTGGAAATCTGGCAGGCCGACGCCCAGGGGCGCTTCCGCCACCCGGCCGACCCCCAGCACGCCCAGGCCGACCCCCACTTCAAGGGCTTTGGCCGTTCGGGCACCACTGGCGAGGGTTTTTGCTTCCAGACCATCAAGCCGGGGCCGGTTCCGCCCAGCCCGGTGCCCTGTATAGCCGTCCGGGTGTTCGCCCGCGGCATGCTGATTCACGCGGTCACCCGGGTGTACTTCTCCGACCACGACAACACCCAGGATCCGGTCTTTGCCGGGCTCGACCCCGTGCGGCGCCAGACCCTGGTGGCCCAGCGCTGCGAGCTGCCCGGCGGGGTGGTGTACCGCTGGGATATACGCCTGCAGGGCGAGGGCGAGACGATCTTTTTCGATTTGTAA
- the pcaB gene encoding 3-carboxy-cis,cis-muconate cycloisomerase, with protein sequence MPFLPHESRVWSGVFGDPALAEIFSEENWLKRVLEVEIALAGVEARLGLIPPEAAQAIGQLAGFTPDWERLARQTERDGVPIAGLVAQLQAHLGPGYARYLHLGATTQDILDTALVLQLRSALELLEERLRKSLQGLARLARQHLETPMPGRTHGQQALPITFGYKVAGWMAPLLRHLERLQTLKERVLVVQMGGAVGTLAALGPHGVAVMEGLAQALKLKAPLLPWHTARDHLAELASWLSLLSGSLAKMAQDVILMAQNEVGEVHESLEPDRGGSSTLPQKSNPIKSEVIIAAARANAALLAAMHQALIAEHERATHAWQLEWLTLPPMLAHTGVALNQAVFLSQHLAVHPERMRANLAASQGLMLAEALNLALREYMEPAQAKALVREAVQVALAEGRHLLEVVQERVQAPLDWAALREEAYLGSSRVFTERVLEEADRRLGQPAEEGGR encoded by the coding sequence ATGCCGTTTTTGCCGCACGAATCGAGGGTCTGGTCGGGGGTTTTTGGCGACCCGGCCCTGGCCGAGATTTTTTCCGAAGAAAACTGGTTAAAGCGGGTGCTCGAGGTCGAAATAGCCCTGGCCGGGGTGGAGGCCCGGCTGGGGCTCATCCCCCCGGAGGCCGCCCAGGCCATCGGCCAACTGGCCGGCTTTACCCCCGACTGGGAGCGCCTGGCCCGGCAAACCGAGCGGGACGGGGTGCCCATAGCCGGGCTGGTGGCTCAGCTCCAGGCCCACCTGGGGCCCGGGTATGCCCGCTACCTGCACCTGGGGGCCACCACCCAGGACATTCTGGACACCGCGCTGGTGCTGCAACTGCGCTCGGCGCTGGAACTGCTGGAAGAGCGGCTGCGCAAAAGCCTGCAAGGCCTGGCCCGGCTGGCCCGGCAGCACCTCGAGACCCCCATGCCGGGGCGCACCCACGGCCAGCAGGCCCTGCCCATCACCTTTGGGTACAAGGTGGCCGGATGGATGGCCCCCCTGCTGCGGCACCTGGAGCGCCTGCAAACGCTCAAAGAACGGGTGCTGGTGGTGCAGATGGGGGGGGCGGTGGGCACCCTGGCCGCGCTGGGGCCGCACGGGGTGGCGGTGATGGAGGGGCTGGCCCAGGCCCTCAAGCTGAAAGCCCCCCTGCTGCCCTGGCACACCGCCCGCGACCACCTGGCCGAGCTGGCTAGCTGGCTCTCCCTGTTGAGCGGGAGCCTGGCTAAGATGGCCCAGGACGTTATTCTGATGGCCCAGAACGAGGTGGGCGAGGTACACGAGAGCCTCGAGCCCGACCGGGGCGGTTCTTCGACCCTGCCCCAGAAGTCCAACCCCATCAAAAGCGAGGTGATCATCGCCGCGGCCCGGGCCAACGCGGCCCTGCTCGCGGCCATGCACCAGGCCCTGATCGCCGAGCACGAACGGGCCACCCACGCCTGGCAGCTCGAGTGGCTGACGCTGCCGCCGATGCTGGCCCATACCGGGGTGGCCCTCAACCAGGCCGTGTTTCTAAGCCAGCACCTGGCCGTCCACCCCGAGCGGATGCGGGCCAACCTGGCTGCCTCGCAGGGACTGATGCTGGCCGAGGCCCTGAACCTGGCCCTGCGTGAGTATATGGAGCCCGCCCAGGCCAAGGCCCTGGTGCGCGAGGCGGTGCAGGTGGCGCTGGCGGAGGGACGGCACCTGCTGGAAGTGGTGCAGGAGCGAGTACAGGCACCGCTGGACTGGGCGGCCTTGCGCGAGGAAGCTTACCTGGGCTCGAGCCGGGTATTCACCGAGCGGGTGCTGGAAGAAGCCGATCGGCGGCTGGGCCAGCCAGCAGAGGAGGGAGGAAGGTGA
- a CDS encoding 3-oxoacid CoA-transferase — protein MKRVPRITPQEAASMVKDGDILLVGGFGMTGNPVHLLHALAETPVKNLVYVANNVGEPGLGGGRLLRNGQIRKAIGSYFTSNPEAVQAAQSGAIEVELLPQGSLAEAIRAGGAGLGGFYTPTAAGTLLAQGRETRLIGGKPYVLVEPIRGNVAFIRAWKADEAGNLVYRMTEQNFNKAMATAADLVIAEVEQIVPVGALDPDQIHTPGCYVDYLVEAKMTPEDLGSSASIENSSKKVDPLRLRMAQRALQELKPGQVVNLGIGIPTLIADLITPEMGIILHTENGMLGVGPAPEEGGAMDYPVNAGKIPVTALPGASYFDSADSFAMIRGGHVDVAVMGGLQVDERANLANWAVPGKPLLGVGGAMDLASGAQKLIITMTHTNPDGSPKIVPECTLPLTAVGAVDLVITELAVFGYPDGRLTLLELMPGVTLEEVRAKTSAHFVEALQ, from the coding sequence GTGAAGCGAGTACCGCGAATTACGCCGCAGGAAGCGGCTTCGATGGTCAAAGATGGCGATATTTTGTTGGTGGGTGGTTTTGGCATGACCGGCAATCCGGTGCACCTCCTGCACGCCCTGGCCGAGACCCCGGTCAAAAACCTGGTCTATGTAGCCAACAACGTGGGCGAGCCGGGACTGGGAGGGGGCCGGCTGCTGCGCAACGGCCAGATTCGCAAGGCCATTGGCTCCTACTTCACCTCCAACCCCGAGGCCGTGCAGGCTGCGCAGAGCGGGGCCATCGAGGTGGAGCTGCTGCCCCAGGGCTCGCTGGCCGAGGCCATCCGGGCCGGGGGGGCGGGCCTGGGCGGCTTCTACACCCCCACCGCGGCTGGAACGCTGCTGGCCCAGGGCAGGGAGACCCGCCTGATCGGCGGAAAGCCCTACGTGCTGGTCGAGCCCATCCGGGGCAATGTGGCCTTTATCCGGGCCTGGAAAGCCGACGAGGCCGGTAACCTGGTCTACCGCATGACCGAGCAGAACTTCAACAAGGCCATGGCCACCGCCGCCGACCTGGTCATCGCCGAGGTGGAGCAGATCGTACCGGTTGGGGCCCTGGACCCCGACCAGATCCACACCCCGGGCTGCTATGTGGATTACCTGGTGGAAGCCAAGATGACCCCCGAGGATCTGGGCTCCTCCGCTTCCATCGAAAACTCCAGTAAAAAGGTGGATCCCCTGCGCCTGCGCATGGCCCAGCGGGCTTTGCAGGAGCTGAAGCCCGGGCAGGTGGTTAACCTGGGCATCGGCATCCCCACCCTGATCGCCGACCTGATCACCCCGGAGATGGGCATCATCCTGCATACCGAGAACGGGATGCTGGGTGTGGGGCCGGCCCCGGAAGAAGGAGGGGCCATGGACTACCCGGTCAACGCCGGGAAAATCCCGGTTACGGCCCTGCCGGGGGCCTCATACTTCGACAGCGCCGACTCCTTCGCCATGATTCGTGGGGGGCACGTGGACGTGGCGGTAATGGGCGGTTTGCAGGTGGACGAGCGGGCCAACCTGGCCAACTGGGCCGTTCCAGGCAAGCCCCTGCTGGGGGTGGGGGGGGCCATGGACCTGGCCTCGGGCGCGCAAAAGCTGATCATCACCATGACCCATACCAACCCCGACGGCTCGCCCAAAATCGTACCGGAGTGCACCCTGCCGCTCACCGCGGTGGGCGCGGTAGACCTGGTCATTACCGAGCTGGCGGTGTTTGGCTACCCCGATGGGCGCCTGACCCTGCTGGAGCTGATGCCGGGGGTGACCCTTGAGGAGGTCAGGGCTAAGACCTCGGCCCACTTTGTGGAGGCCTTGCAGTAG
- a CDS encoding glycerol-3-phosphate acyltransferase: MEWLYAALAGYLLGSLPFAYWFGVLQNKNLLLEGSGNIGATNAWRVLGAVPGLMVLVLDVSKGIMAVALGEFLARDPGGGLLAGALAVLGHCYSVWLLGRGGKGIAPSVGVLFAVQPALLAAALGLFGLAFLLTRSRYRGVVLAVLAFPLAALLIGGSLPYLWFGFGLAAPVVLRYLGDWNRQPTARPPQSGPRS; encoded by the coding sequence ATGGAATGGCTTTATGCGGCCCTGGCCGGTTATCTGCTGGGTTCACTGCCTTTTGCTTACTGGTTTGGGGTGCTGCAAAACAAAAACCTGCTGCTCGAGGGCTCGGGCAACATCGGGGCCACCAACGCCTGGCGGGTGCTGGGGGCCGTGCCAGGGCTAATGGTGCTGGTGCTGGACGTTTCCAAGGGCATTATGGCGGTGGCGCTGGGCGAGTTCCTGGCGCGCGACCCCGGCGGCGGGCTGCTGGCCGGGGCCCTGGCGGTGCTGGGGCACTGCTACTCAGTGTGGCTGCTGGGGCGTGGGGGCAAGGGCATCGCCCCTTCGGTGGGGGTCTTGTTCGCGGTTCAGCCAGCGCTGCTCGCGGCCGCTTTGGGGCTGTTTGGGCTGGCCTTTTTGCTTACCCGCAGCCGCTACCGGGGCGTGGTGCTGGCCGTGCTGGCCTTTCCCCTGGCGGCGCTTCTTATCGGGGGCAGCCTCCCTTACCTGTGGTTTGGCTTTGGCCTGGCGGCGCCGGTGGTGCTCAGGTATCTGGGCGACTGGAACCGCCAGCCTACTGCAAGGCCTCCACAAAGTGGGCCGAGGTCTTAG
- a CDS encoding argininosuccinate synthase, producing MKIVLAYSGGLDTSIILKWLIENYNAEVVTFTADIGQGEEVEEARRKALQTGASKAYALDLREEFVRDFVFPMMRSGALYEGYYLLGTSIARPLIAKHLVRIAQEEGAEAIAHGATGKGNDQVRFELTAYALKPDIKVIAPWREWNLVSRPQMMEYAALHGIPVPTTLEKPYSVDSNLLHNSFEGGVLEDPWAEPPAGMFRLTQDPWQAPDEPELVEIQVEGGDVVAVNGERLSPAQLLARLNEIGGRHGIGRVDLVENRYVGMKSRGVYETPGGTLIYHARRAVESLTLDREVLHQRDQLGIKYAELVYNGFWFAPEREALQAYMDHVAKTVTGTVRFRLYKGNIILAGRKSPLSLYDKSLVSFDEKGGYNQADADGFIKLNSLRLRVRAKAQPKD from the coding sequence ATGAAAATCGTGCTTGCATACTCCGGCGGTCTGGACACCAGCATCATCCTGAAGTGGCTCATCGAAAACTACAACGCCGAGGTGGTCACCTTCACCGCCGATATCGGCCAGGGCGAGGAGGTCGAGGAGGCCCGGCGCAAAGCCCTCCAGACCGGGGCCAGCAAGGCCTACGCCCTGGATCTGCGCGAGGAATTCGTGCGCGACTTTGTTTTCCCCATGATGCGCTCGGGGGCCCTCTACGAAGGCTACTACCTGCTGGGCACCTCCATCGCCCGCCCGCTGATTGCCAAGCACCTGGTGCGCATCGCCCAGGAGGAGGGGGCCGAGGCCATCGCCCACGGTGCGACCGGTAAAGGCAACGACCAGGTGCGCTTCGAGCTCACCGCCTACGCGCTCAAACCCGATATCAAGGTCATCGCCCCCTGGCGCGAGTGGAACCTGGTGAGCCGCCCCCAGATGATGGAGTATGCGGCCCTGCACGGGATTCCGGTGCCCACCACCCTCGAGAAGCCCTACAGCGTGGACTCCAACCTGCTGCACAACTCCTTCGAGGGCGGGGTGCTGGAAGACCCCTGGGCCGAGCCGCCCGCCGGGATGTTCCGCCTGACCCAGGATCCCTGGCAGGCCCCCGACGAGCCCGAGCTGGTGGAAATTCAGGTGGAGGGCGGTGATGTGGTGGCGGTGAACGGCGAGCGGCTCTCGCCCGCGCAACTGCTGGCCCGGCTCAACGAAATTGGCGGCCGCCACGGCATCGGGCGGGTAGACCTGGTGGAGAACCGCTACGTGGGAATGAAGTCGCGCGGGGTTTACGAGACCCCCGGCGGCACCCTGATCTACCACGCCCGGCGGGCGGTGGAGAGCCTCACCCTCGACCGCGAGGTGCTGCACCAGCGCGATCAACTGGGGATTAAGTACGCCGAGCTGGTCTACAACGGCTTCTGGTTTGCCCCCGAGCGCGAGGCTTTGCAGGCCTATATGGATCACGTGGCCAAGACTGTCACCGGCACGGTGCGCTTCAGGCTGTATAAGGGCAACATCATCCTGGCCGGGCGTAAGTCGCCCCTCTCGCTTTACGACAAGAGCCTGGTCTCCTTCGACGAGAAAGGCGGCTACAACCAGGCCGACGCCGACGGCTTCATCAAGCTCAACTCGCTGCGCTTGCGGGTGCGGGCCAAGGCCCAGCCCAAGGACTAG
- a CDS encoding GNAT family N-acetyltransferase, giving the protein MAAQVSIRLATPADAAAIALVVRQAWADRVARDSSGHKESPEQVRADLERGYGWVALDGEAVVGTVRLVRHPDPLERGVWEVRRLGVLPEYRRQGVAHRLMEALLCQAFELRARELRLAVRHDQPKLLKWYTQFGFTYDPSLRYSTPNPQTPPPFVMSKKLEVQS; this is encoded by the coding sequence ATGGCCGCCCAGGTATCCATTCGCCTCGCCACCCCCGCCGATGCAGCGGCCATTGCTCTGGTGGTGCGACAGGCCTGGGCCGACCGGGTGGCAAGGGACTCCTCGGGGCATAAAGAAAGCCCCGAGCAGGTGCGGGCCGACCTCGAGCGCGGCTACGGCTGGGTGGCCCTGGATGGAGAAGCGGTGGTGGGCACGGTGCGCCTGGTACGGCACCCTGACCCGCTGGAGCGGGGGGTGTGGGAGGTGCGCAGGCTGGGGGTGCTGCCCGAGTACCGCCGGCAGGGGGTGGCCCACCGGCTGATGGAGGCCCTGCTCTGCCAGGCCTTCGAGCTGCGGGCCAGGGAACTGCGCTTAGCTGTGCGCCACGACCAGCCCAAACTCCTGAAGTGGTACACCCAGTTTGGCTTTACCTACGACCCCAGCCTGCGCTACAGCACACCCAACCCCCAGACCCCACCCCCTTTTGTGATGTCGAAGAAGCTCGAGGTGCAGTCGTGA